The genome window CCGGGCCCGGTCCGACTACATGGGCATGCTCGGCACGGTCATGAACTGCCTGGCGCTCCAGGACTTCCTGGAGAAGGAAGGCATCGACTCCCGCGTCCAGACCGCCATCACCATGGGGCAGGTCGCGGAGCCGTACATCCCGCTGCGCGCCGTGCGCCACCTGGAGAAGGGCCGCGTCGTCATCTTCGGCGCCGGCATGGGGATGCCGTACTTCTCCACCGACACCACTGCCGCCCAGCGCGCCCTGGAGATCGACGCAGAGTGCCTTCTGATGGGCAAGAACGGGGTGGACGGGGTCTACGACTCCGACCCGAAGACCAACCCCGACGCGGTGAAGTTCGACGCGCTCGAGTACAGCGAGGTTCTCGCCCGTGATCTCAAGGTCGCCGACGCCACCGCCATCACGCTCTGCCGTGACAACGACCTGCCGATCCTCGTCTTCGAGCTGACCGCCACCGGCAATATCGCCCGCGCGGTCAATGGTGAGAAGATCGGCACGCTCGTGAGTGACCGGAGCACCCGGGCCTGAGGACCGGGGGACCTTCCCGGAGTACCGCGGGAAGGTCCGGGCCCCCGGGGAATCCCCCGGGACCGGCCCCGAAGGATGGACAACGGCCTGCCGGTCGGACACCGTGCAGGTGAGGACGCGACGCAGGATCCGCCGGGCCCGAGCACGACGGGCCCACTCAAGACACGCAGGAGCACGTGGTGATCGAAGAAACCCTCCTCGAGGCCGAGGAGAAGATGGAGAAGGCCGTCGTCGTCGCGAAAGAGGACTTCGCCGCGATCCGTACCGGCCGTGCGCACCCGGCGATGTTCAACAAGATCGTCGCCGACTACTACGGCGCGCTGACCCCGATCAACCAGCTCGCCTCGTTCTCGGTGCCCGAGCCGCGCATGGCCGTCGTGACGCCGTTCGACAAGACCGCGCTGCGCAACATCGAGCAGGCCATCCGCGACTCGGACCTCGGCGTCAACCCGAGCAACGACGGCAATATCATCCGGGTGACCTTCCCGGACCTCACCGAGGAGCGCCGCCGCGACTACATCAAGGTCGCCAAGGCGAAGGCCGAGGACTCCAAGATCTCCATCCGCGCCGTGCGCCGCAAGGCCAAGGAGACCCTCGACAAGCTGGTCAAGGACAAGGAGTCGGGCGAGGACGAGGTGCGTCGCGCCGAGAAGGAGCTCGACGACACCACCGCGAAGTACGTCGCGCAGGTCGACGAGCTGCTCAAGCACAAGGAAGCCGAGCTGCTCGAAGTCTGATGAACGACTCTTCCTGGGGCGCCCCGCAGGGAGCCGGCCATTGGGGTGCGCCCGAGATGCGGGCTGCTCCGGCGGGTCCTGCTTACGATGTGTATGACGCCCAGCAGACTCGGCCCATGCCCATCGTGCCGGACGTTCCCGACGCAGGTAGAGACGCTGACGACCGTGATGACCGGGACCAGGGGGCCGGACGCCTGAGCGGCGGCCCCCTGTTCCGTGACGAGAAGCCGCAGGAGCCCATGTCCACCGCGCCGCCGCCCCCGCAGAAGAAACGTGCGGGCCGTGATCTGCGAGCCGCCATAGGGGTCGGTGTGGGGCTCGGCGCCGTCATCGTCGCCTCGCTGTTCATCGTGAAGGCCGTCTTCGTCGGTGTGATCGCCGTCGCCGTCGTTGTGGGCCTGTGGGAGCTGACCTCCCGGCTCCAGGAGCGCAAGGGCATCAAGGCACCGCTCCTCCCGCTGGCGGTGGGCGGCGCGGCGATGGTGGTCGCCGGTTACGCGCAGGGCGCCGAAGGCGCCTGGGTGGCGATGGCGCTGACCGCGCTGGCGGTGCTCGTCTGGCGGATGACCGAGCCGCCCGAGGGCTACCTCAAGGACGTCACGGCCGGTGTGTTCGCGGCGTTCTACGTACCGTTCCTCGCCACGTTCGTCGCCATGCTCCTGACCGCCGACGACGGGCCGCAGCGGGTGCTCACGTTCCTGCTGCTGACCGTGGTCAGCGACACGGGCGCGTACGCCGTCGGCTGGCGCTTCGGGAAGCACAAGCTCGCTCCGCGCATCAGCCCCGGAAAGACCCGGGAGGGCCTGATCGGGGCCGTCGCCTTCGCGATGGTCGCCGGAGCGCTGTGCATGCAGTTCCTGATCGACGGCGGTGCCTGGTGGCAGGGGCTGCTGCTCGGGCTCGCGGTCGCGGCCAGCGCCACCCTCGGCGACCTGGGCGAGTCGATGATCAAGCGGGACCTCGGGATCAAGGACATGGGCACGCTGCTGCCGGGGCACGGCGGCATCATGGACCGGCTGGACTCGCTGCTGCCGACCGCCCCGGTGGTCTGGCTGCTGCTGGTGCTGTTCGTCGGCTCCGGCTGAGGCCAGGCCCCTGACCTGGGATTTTACGAGTGAGGGCCCGTTGTCCACAGGACGGCGGGCCCTCACTGTTCTGTCTGCGACACTGGATGGACCATGCCTAAGCCCGGAGAACTGGCGGCGATCCGGCACCGAGCGGCCCCTGACCAGCACGTTTAGCGCTGGGCAGGGGCCGTTCGTGTGCTACTGGGCCGTCCCTGGGCCGTCGGACCCCTCGGAGGCGGGCAAGAACAGCCCGTCAATGGCGTTCCGGGTCCGCTCCTGGCTCGACGGCATGAGGTGCGCGTACACCCGCAACGTGAGCGCGGGGTCGGTATGCCCCAGGTACTGGCTGACGGCCTTGATGCTCTCGCCGGCGTCCAGCAGCACCGAAGCGTAGAAGTGTCTCAGCGCGTGCATCCCGTGTTCACGGGCTGAGTCGTACTTGCCGCCCCGCGCGCCCGGGATGAGGCCAGCCAGCGCAAGGGCGGGTTTCCACTCCTGGATGTTGAAGTTGCTCCGCCAGACGACACCGTTCGCGGTGTTCGTGAACAGGAGGCGGGCCGTCACCTTCGGGCCGTCCGGCTTTCGCCACGGCAAGGTGACGGCTACCGGCTTGTATGCGTCCATGTGCACCCGCAGTGCCTCTGCCACCGAGGACGGCAGAGGCACGTCGCGCTCCTTGTTGCACTTCGGCGGCGCGAACACGGCTTTTCCCTGAATGAGCTTCACCTGCCGGACGACCCTGAGAATGCCCCCCTCGAAGTCGAGCGCGTCCTCAGCGAGTCCTACGATCTCCCCCTGGCGCAACCCGCACCCCGCCCCGGTGTCCACCATGGTCCGGTAGCGCGCAGGCAGTGCCCTGCGTACTGCCTGGACCTGAGAGGGAAGCCACGGAGCGACCCGCCGACGCTCGACCGCTGGCGGGCGCACGGACTTCGCGGAACACGGATTGCGAGGCAGTAGACCGTCATCCACGGCCGCACTCAACACGGCTCGAACGTCACCGTAGATGTTCCGCGCGTACGCGCCGCTCACGCCTGGATTGGCCTCAAGGGCGCTCACCAGGTCGCGGAGGTGTTCCGGCCGGAAGGAGTCGAGCGGGCGCGACCCGAGGATGGGGAAGGCGTGCAGTCGCAGACGCTGCTCGGTGACGATCTGGCTGGACAGGTCCGCGC of Streptomyces sp. NBC_01363 contains these proteins:
- the pyrH gene encoding UMP kinase; translation: MNKGADAAQGDHKRDDGKVAGRFMLKLSGEAFAGGGGLGVDPDVVHAIAREIAAVVRDGAEIAIVIGGGNFFRGAELQQRGMDRARSDYMGMLGTVMNCLALQDFLEKEGIDSRVQTAITMGQVAEPYIPLRAVRHLEKGRVVIFGAGMGMPYFSTDTTAAQRALEIDAECLLMGKNGVDGVYDSDPKTNPDAVKFDALEYSEVLARDLKVADATAITLCRDNDLPILVFELTATGNIARAVNGEKIGTLVSDRSTRA
- the frr gene encoding ribosome recycling factor, with the translated sequence MIEETLLEAEEKMEKAVVVAKEDFAAIRTGRAHPAMFNKIVADYYGALTPINQLASFSVPEPRMAVVTPFDKTALRNIEQAIRDSDLGVNPSNDGNIIRVTFPDLTEERRRDYIKVAKAKAEDSKISIRAVRRKAKETLDKLVKDKESGEDEVRRAEKELDDTTAKYVAQVDELLKHKEAELLEV
- a CDS encoding phosphatidate cytidylyltransferase translates to MNDSSWGAPQGAGHWGAPEMRAAPAGPAYDVYDAQQTRPMPIVPDVPDAGRDADDRDDRDQGAGRLSGGPLFRDEKPQEPMSTAPPPPQKKRAGRDLRAAIGVGVGLGAVIVASLFIVKAVFVGVIAVAVVVGLWELTSRLQERKGIKAPLLPLAVGGAAMVVAGYAQGAEGAWVAMALTALAVLVWRMTEPPEGYLKDVTAGVFAAFYVPFLATFVAMLLTADDGPQRVLTFLLLTVVSDTGAYAVGWRFGKHKLAPRISPGKTREGLIGAVAFAMVAGALCMQFLIDGGAWWQGLLLGLAVAASATLGDLGESMIKRDLGIKDMGTLLPGHGGIMDRLDSLLPTAPVVWLLLVLFVGSG
- a CDS encoding site-specific integrase; translated protein: MAGHIQDRWFKTETTADGKSIRVKTDRHGLGLRYRARYVGPDGTEKSKSFPDRQKRLAENWLTNVASDMSRGQYIDPRAARVTFKGYAEKWLKAHSADLSSQIVTEQRLRLHAFPILGSRPLDSFRPEHLRDLVSALEANPGVSGAYARNIYGDVRAVLSAAVDDGLLPRNPCSAKSVRPPAVERRRVAPWLPSQVQAVRRALPARYRTMVDTGAGCGLRQGEIVGLAEDALDFEGGILRVVRQVKLIQGKAVFAPPKCNKERDVPLPSSVAEALRVHMDAYKPVAVTLPWRKPDGPKVTARLLFTNTANGVVWRSNFNIQEWKPALALAGLIPGARGGKYDSAREHGMHALRHFYASVLLDAGESIKAVSQYLGHTDPALTLRVYAHLMPSSQERTRNAIDGLFLPASEGSDGPGTAQ